The DNA sequence CAGCACCGCGATCAGGATCGGTATCGGCAGCAGTGTTATCCACGCGTGATGAAGCGTGGCCAGGCCGAAAAGCATGATCACCTGGCCAAGGTAAATGGGGTTGCGCGAGATGCGGAACACGCCATCGGTGATGAGGTGCGTGGGTTCGCGAAAGGGGCAGATCGGCGTCTCGTGGAGCCGGAACGACATCCATGCTCCGAGCACGAAAAACATCCCCAGCCCGAGCAATGTGTATCCCGCCGCATACCACGGCCAGCCACCGCTACCTGAGTTGGAAGCCCAGCCCAAGACGAATTGCGCGATCACAGCCAGTAGAAACCAGAAAGGCGGCAGCTTGAGCGGGTTCATGTTTTTAGCCGCGGATTGACGCGGATGGAACGCGGATTTTTTGGTGAGGGTAGGGCGCAGTCTCCTGACATGCCGATGCGTTGGATTAGCGTAGGCCGGTCTCTTTAGAGGCCGGCAGGTTGACGGTGCAGCAGACGGATGGCTGAAGCCAACCGCTTACGCCACTCCACTGATGCGGCTGTCTGGAGACTGCGCCCTACCTTTAATGCCGCTCAGATATCCTCGCGGGTGTTCGCGTCGTGGTCGAGATTGAAGAGGGCGTTGACGTGTTCGCCGGCGAGTTCGAGTTTTTGCACCCAGTCCGAGGCGGTCTTTTCTTCTTCGACTTGCTCTTGGAGGAACCAGCTCAGGAAGTGGCGGGTTTCGTAGTCCTTGGCCGTGTCAGCGACTTCGTAAATGTGGTGGATTTGCTTGGTGGTCTTTATCTCGCTTTCGAGTGCGAGTTGGAACGCCTCCAGTGGCTTCGAATACTTCGCCTTGGGTTCTTTAATGGCTTCCAGTTTTACCACGCCGCCACGGTCATTCAGGTAGTTAAAGAACTTCATGGCGTGCATGCGCTCTTCCTCGCTCTGCTTGAGCATCCACTTCGCAAAGCCCGGGTAGGGCTGGGTCTCGAACCAGGCCGACATGGCGAGGTAGAGGTAGGAGGAGGTGAGTTCGTTATTGATCTGCGTGTTGATGGCCGCCGCCACTTCGTCGGAAATTTTCATAGCATAGATGTTGGTTAACGGTTGATGGCGTTAAACTTAGACCACCTTCGTAATGGTGCCAAATGTTTTCCCACATTTGCGGGCACGAAAAAAGCGCGGCTGGTCTAGCCGCGCTTCGTGGAAAGTAAGATTGCAGGATTACTTGCGGCGACGCCAAGCAACCAAACCTAGCACGCCGATACCGGCTAGCAGGGCGTAAGTCGAGGGCTCGGGGACTTGTGTGGCGTTGATCTGCACGTTGTCGATATCCAGGAATCCTGCGACACTGCCCCAGCTAACACTGCGAATGCGGATCGAGACGTTGGACTGGCCGTTTACTGCGGCGGGTAGTGCAACGCTGGCAGTATCCCAACCAGCATTGTAGGATTCATCTTCAACAAAGTCTTCCCAGTTGGTGCCACCGTCCAGGCTGTAATCGACATCCAGGTTGGTGTCCCAAGTGAAGAAATTTTCGCTTTGGTAAGCGAATGAGACGACGACATCCTCGTAGCCAGAGAAATTAAAGCCATTAATTCTGAATGAGGCGCTGTCGTAGGCGGCACCCACATGATACCAGCCAACGGAGTTATTATCCGCGATGGGAGGGATTGGCGGGAGGATGTTTACCTCGGTGCCATCTTCATTGCTCAACTCAGAGCCGATCCCCACGCTAAAGTGGGTGAACACTGAAGATACCCCAGTCTGGCTTCCGTCATTAGGGGTGAGTTTGTCCCAAATGGCCTCTTCGTCCATATTCCAGTAGGTGATCAACTCGGCTTGTGCCGCGGATACCCCGATTAGGCCCGTGATAAGCAATAGGTAGGATTTGTTCATAAAATTATACTAGATGCTTGGTTAGGGTAAATATTCCCTGATTTTTTACGATCCTAAAAATCACCCGCAAAGAAGGGATTTCGCTGTTGCTCGTTGGTGACGGTGGTCATCGGGCCGTGACCGGGGCAGAGGATGGCCTCGCCAGGCAAACTGAGGATGTGCTCGCGGATCATTTTGAGCGCGAGTCGGTAGTTCGCGCGGACGCCACCGATGGAACCGGCAAAAATGGCATCGCCCACAATGGCGACCGTGCGGGCGAGGCCTTCGACGATGAAGCTTGTCCCGCCCGGTGAGTGGCCGCTGGTTACGCGGGCGGTAATCTTGAGCGAGCCGAGCGTGAAGGATTCGCCATCGCGCAGCTCCGTGGCACCGGTGAGCGACTCGCTGGGGTGGGCATAAACTTTGCCACCGGGCTCAAGGCGGGCTTTGAGCGAGCTAAGGTCCTTAATGTGATCGCGGTGGGTGTGCGTTATATAAATAGACTGCAGCGTCCAGCCTTTGCGTTGCAGCATGGCGATCAGCGGGGATGCATCGGCACCGGTGTCGAAGGCGGCGGCCTGGCCCGTGGCGGGGTCGGCGATCAGGTAGGCGTTGACCGTCATTTCCTCGTAGCCGGGGACGGGATGCGGGGTGTTGATCTGCGCGAGTCCGTCGAGCTCGATGGGGTCAGGATACCAGGTCTTTTCGCCGAGGGCGATTAGGGCGTCGGCGTCGAGACCGAGGCTGGGCGCGATGACGCGAGCGGTGTCGGCACAGAAGGTGCCTTTGCGCAGTTGGCGGATGGCTTGGCGGTCGGCCCCGCATTGTTCGGCGAGCTCGCCGTCGCTAAGGCCGAGGCCGGATTGTGCTTTGCCGACGACGTCTTCGGCGAGGTCTTCAATGGGAATGCTCATGGCGAAATGAATTGCGGTGATTGGCAGCTTGTCCAGTGTTGGCGGACGTTTTATGAACACAAGGGGAAAAACATTTTGGGCCGTCGTGGCGTTGGCGCTGTTGACCGGATGCGCGACCTCCGCCGGCACGGGCAAGGTGGCCTACTACGATGTGCCCCAGCGCGGCGCGGTGGCGCTGGAGGAAGTTGGCGAGTTGCCCCGCGCCATCAACGAATCATCCGGCCTGGCGCGTGGCGCGGAAGCGGGTGTTTACTGGACAATGAACGACAGCGGCGACCGTGCGCGGATTTTCGCGATCAATGCCTATGGGCAAGTGATCGGCAAGGCCGGTGCCGAGGGCGTGGCGGTCGAGGGCGCACGGAATCAAGATTGGGAAGACCTCGCCAGCGATTTTAACGGCAACCTCATCATTGCCGACTTGGGTAATAACAACAACCGCCGCCGCAACCTGACCCTCTACCGCGTGCCGATGCCGGACTACGCGACCGCAACGAGCATCACGCCCACGGAGACTTGGCGTGTGCATTATCCGGAGCAGTGGGAGTTCCCGCCGCCGATGAATAACTTTGACTGCGAGGCCGTCTTCGTTGCGCAGGATCAGATTTATCTCGTCATGAAGCACCGGGCCGACCGCGACGCCGCGCTTTACCGGATGGACACGTTCGATAAAGAGAAGTCCAACGCGCTGACCTTGGTCGCGAAAGCGAACCTCCGCGAGATGGTCACTGCCGCGGATTCCTGGAACAACGGTGAGCGCATCGCGGTGCTGACTTATACGGGTGTGTGGGTGTTCGACCCGCCCGGAGGCGATGCCGACAAGATGTTCGAGGGGCCGGCGCTGTGGCTGCCGATTCGCGAAGGCCAGATCGAGGCCATCTGCTTCATGGACGCCGATACGTTGCTCTTAACGAATGAGCAGCGTGGCGTATTTCATTTGCCAATCTCGCGGATGCTGACGGTGGGGCGGCGGTAGGTGTTGTTACCGCTTGGAGGGTTCTTTGAGGTGGCGGCCGATGTCCCTATCGGCCAGAGCAGCGGCCAATAGCTAGGGATATTTCAATAGACTTATCTGCCATAAGCTGCTCTCGCGAACTTATGGATGCTGGCAGCCGAGTCTCTGGCCGATAGGGATATCGGCCGCCACCTTTGGGGAATGGCCTGTGGTAGAATTAGCTAGTTTGGCCGATCAGCCCCTGGGCATATCGCTGGGTGGACTTAGCGTCTTGGCAGAGCCAGCGGGTTAGAATGCGCTCTTGTTCCTCGTCGCTGAGCCGCCAGGGGAGGTCGCTGTCGCGGAGGCGTTCGGTGAGCTCGTAGAGGCAGAGCGAGCTGAAGACGGACAAATTGTAGCTCTGAGTGAAGCCGTGCATCGGCAGGCTGAACCAGACATCGGCCGCGTCGTGGGCGGCTTGAGAAAGACCCTTACGCTCATGGCCGATCAGGACGGCCAGGGGCTTGTCGAGGGGGATCTCGTCGAGGGGCAGCGCGTCGTCGCGCAGCGTGGCGGCGGCGGTGCGGTAACCCTGCGCGCGGAGGCGGTCCAGGCAGTCGGTGGTCTGCTCGTAGCGCTCGACATCGATCCACTTCGCGCCGCCCATGGCGACCTGGTTGCTGATCTTGAACTTCTTGGTGACCTCGGCCACGTGGACCGTTTGTACGCCAAAACATTCGCAGGTGCGCAGAACGGCGGAGCTGTTGTGCGGCTGAAAGATGTCCTCCAGCACGACCGTGAGCCACTGGGTGCGCTCGCCGAGGACGCGCTTCATCTCGGTCAGGCGGCGCGGGTGGTCACGCTCGATAATGAGCTTTTCCCGCAGTTGGGCG is a window from the Cerasicoccus sp. TK19100 genome containing:
- a CDS encoding methyltransferase family protein encodes the protein MNPLKLPPFWFLLAVIAQFVLGWASNSGSGGWPWYAAGYTLLGLGMFFVLGAWMSFRLHETPICPFREPTHLITDGVFRISRNPIYLGQVIMLFGLATLHHAWITLLPIPILIAVLHWAFIRPEERILAKTHSSEFAAYRQRVRPWL
- a CDS encoding PEP-CTERM sorting domain-containing protein, which encodes MNKSYLLLITGLIGVSAAQAELITYWNMDEEAIWDKLTPNDGSQTGVSSVFTHFSVGIGSELSNEDGTEVNILPPIPPIADNNSVGWYHVGAAYDSASFRINGFNFSGYEDVVVSFAYQSENFFTWDTNLDVDYSLDGGTNWEDFVEDESYNAGWDTASVALPAAVNGQSNVSIRIRSVSWGSVAGFLDIDNVQINATQVPEPSTYALLAGIGVLGLVAWRRRK
- a CDS encoding TrmH family RNA methyltransferase; the protein is MPNPVFDPLPDELVAALESMPRDQLAQLREKLIIERDHPRRLTEMKRVLGERTQWLTVVLEDIFQPHNSSAVLRTCECFGVQTVHVAEVTKKFKISNQVAMGGAKWIDVERYEQTTDCLDRLRAQGYRTAAATLRDDALPLDEIPLDKPLAVLIGHERKGLSQAAHDAADVWFSLPMHGFTQSYNLSVFSSLCLYELTERLRDSDLPWRLSDEEQERILTRWLCQDAKSTQRYAQGLIGQTS
- a CDS encoding MBL fold metallo-hydrolase, which produces MSIPIEDLAEDVVGKAQSGLGLSDGELAEQCGADRQAIRQLRKGTFCADTARVIAPSLGLDADALIALGEKTWYPDPIELDGLAQINTPHPVPGYEEMTVNAYLIADPATGQAAAFDTGADASPLIAMLQRKGWTLQSIYITHTHRDHIKDLSSLKARLEPGGKVYAHPSESLTGATELRDGESFTLGSLKITARVTSGHSPGGTSFIVEGLARTVAIVGDAIFAGSIGGVRANYRLALKMIREHILSLPGEAILCPGHGPMTTVTNEQQRNPFFAGDF
- a CDS encoding ferritin, with the protein product MKISDEVAAAINTQINNELTSSYLYLAMSAWFETQPYPGFAKWMLKQSEEERMHAMKFFNYLNDRGGVVKLEAIKEPKAKYSKPLEAFQLALESEIKTTKQIHHIYEVADTAKDYETRHFLSWFLQEQVEEEKTASDWVQKLELAGEHVNALFNLDHDANTREDI